In the genome of Nymphaea colorata isolate Beijing-Zhang1983 chromosome 9, ASM883128v2, whole genome shotgun sequence, one region contains:
- the LOC116260531 gene encoding translocon-associated protein subunit alpha-like: MASDRRLCAFLVLALFLFSCAFLQVVRCQEDPETDVNDVIVGDDVGIVGDDIQDVSDIVYGSAPGVDAKCLFPKNPGRLVPAGEETELLVGLSNGGEASLKVQAISASVHLPFDHKLLVQNLTLQRFFNASVPHSVQATFPYIFAVSKYLQPGTFDLVGTIVYEADEQQYNSVFYNGTIEVTESGGFLSVESVFLVTLGIALTGLLGLWIYGQIQNLSKKTKRTTKVEVGTGTTDGVLDEWLKGTSFDRSQSKSKKKK; encoded by the exons ATGGCATCCGATCGTCGTCTCTGCGCCTTCCTCGTTCTcgccctctttctcttctcctgtGCTTTCCTTCAAG TTGTCAGGTGTCAAGAAGATCCTGAAACAGATGTGAATGATGTCATAGTGGGAGATGATGTTGGGATTGTTGGTGATGATATCCAAGATGTATCTGACATTGTTTATGGTTCTGCCCCTGGAGTGGATGCAAAATGTCTCTTCCCAAAGAATCCTGGGCGAC TTGTTCCAGCAGGAGAAGAAACTGAACTACTGGTTGGTTTGAGCAATGGAG GTGAGGCATCTTTGAAGGTTCAAGCCATAAGTGCCAGTGTCCATCTGCCCTTTGATCATAAACTATTAGTGCAGAATCTAACACTTCAG AGATTTTTCAATGCATCAGTTCCACATTCTGTTCAGGCTACGTTCCCATATATATTTGCTGTGAGCAAATATTTGCAG CCTGGAACATTTGATCTTGTGGGTACTATTGTATATGAAGCAGATGAGCAACAGTACAATAGTGTATTCTACAATGGTACAATTGAAGTCACTGAATCTGGTGGTTTTCTTAGCGTCGAATCCGTTTTCTTGGTTACACTTGGAATTGCCCTTACTGGACTCTTGGGTCTTTGGATATATGGTCAAATACAGAACTTATCCAAG AAAACCAAGAGGACAACAAAGGTGGAGGTTGGAACTGGAACTACTGATGGTGTGCTGGATGAATGGTTGAAG
- the LOC116261546 gene encoding acidic leucine-rich nuclear phosphoprotein 32-related protein 2-like, which translates to MQAHRPEASDVNDVENHGGEEGSHRNVGVENEGGGDDEQQEGEREDGEDDDDDLFDVHGHEEIDPDEFGSDEAYAGALQDAEGKKLAVRLMAFTGIHEKPENALVEMSKFA; encoded by the exons ATGCAAGCTCATCGACCGGAAGCTTCGGATGTTAACGACGTTGAAAACCATGGAGGCGAAGAAGGAAGCCATAGGAATGTCGGTGTTGAGAATGAAGGCGGTGGTGACGATGAACAACAAGAAGGCGAAAGAGAAGATGGCgaagatgatgacgatgatCTGTTTGATGTGCATGGACACGAGGAGATTGACCCAGATGAATTTGGAAGTGATGAGGCGTATGCTGGGGCGCTTCAGGATGCAGAGGGGAAGAAATTGGCTGTTCGATTGATGGCTTTTACGGGTATCCATGAGA AACCTGAAAATGCATTAGTGGaaatgtcaaaatttgcatga
- the LOC116260530 gene encoding protein XAP5 CIRCADIAN TIMEKEEPER: MAGMGDGYVGTAQDAVRIRRLEKQREAERRKIQELKNKSASSGGQTGLLQFGSGTSEILETAFKKETVGLVTREQYVEKRVNIRNKIEEEEKEKLQKLQQEEEELQMQKRKKRRVKGNPRLSFTDDIDNGSEEEEEAQGKEYKRHGKLGKDPTVETSFLPDSEREAEEQAERERLRKQWLREQEQIRNEPLEITYSYWDGAGHRRVIQVRKGDTIGEFLRAVQQQLAPEFREIRTTSVENLLYVKEDLIIPHQHSFYELIINKARGKSGPLFHFDVHEDVRTIADATIEKDESHAGKVVERHWYEKNKHIFPASRWEIYDPTKKWERYTIHGD, translated from the exons ATGGCGGGAATGGGCGATGGGTACGTGGGCACGGCGCAGGACGCGGTGAGGATACGGAGGTTGGAGAAGCAGAGGGAGGCCGAGAGGAGGAAGATACAGGAGCTCAAGAACAAGTCTGCCTCCTCCGGCGGCCAGACCGGCCTTCTCCAGTTTGGCTCCGGAACCTCGGAG ATACTTGAGACTGCCTTCAAAAAGGAAACTGTTGGACTCGTTACCAGGGAGCAGTATGTTGAGAAG AGGGTTAACATTCGAAATAaaattgaggaagaagagaaagaaaaacttcaGAAGCTGCAGCAAGA AGAAGAAGAGCTTCAAatgcaaaaaaggaagaagaggagggtaAAAGGGAATCCACGTCTTTCATTTACTGATGACATTGACAATGGaagtgaagaggaagaagaagctc AAGGTAAAGAATATAAAAGACATGGAAAACTCGGCAAGGATCCTACAGTCGAGACTAGCTTTTTGCCTGACAG TGAGAGGGAAGCTGAGGAACAAGCTGAACGTGAAAGATTGCGGAAGCAGTGGCTTCGTGAACAGGAGCAGATCCGAA ATGAACCACTTGAAATCACATACAGCTATTGGGATGGAGCTGGTCATAGGAGAGTTATACAG GTTCGGAAGGGTGACACCATTGGAGAATTTTTACGGGCTGTTCAGCAGCAACTTGCACCTGAATTCAGGGAGATTAGAACAACATCCGTTGAGAATCTCCTCTACGTAAAAGAGGATCTAATCATCCCCCAT CAACATAGTTTCTATGAGCTAATCATCAACAAGGCAAGAGGCAAGAGTGGACCA CTGTTTCATTTTGATGTTCATGAAGACGTTAGAACAATTGCGGATGCAACCATAGAGAAGGATGAG TCTCATGCAGGAAAAGTGGTCGAAAGACACTGGTATGAGAAGAATAAACATATTTTTCCTGCTTCAAGATGGGAG ATATATGATCCGACGAAGAAATGGGAACGCTATACCATTCATGGGGATTGA